The segment CCAGCCCGTCGTCTGGCTCGATCAGGTCGCCGGTACCCGACAGGAGGAACAGCGACTGCTGATCGGCGACGACCAGCATGGCCTCGAGCCGACGCAGGTAGCGGTCGGCACGCCAGTCGCGCGCGAGCTCGACGGCCGCCCGTTCCAGGTTGCCGCGATACTCGTCAAGCTTCGCTTCGAACCGCGAGAACAAGGCGAAAGAATCGGCGGCCGACCCCGCGAACCCCGCGAGCACCCGGTCCTGGTAGAGGCGGCGGATCTTGCGCGCCGACTCCTTGACGACCGTCGACCCGAGCGTGACCTGGCCGTCGCCGGCCATGACCGTGCGGCCAAGGTGCCTGACCGCGAGGACTGTGGTGCTGTGAAACATCGGAGCGGGACGGAGAGCCGGCACGAACACGTCCGCAGCCGGCAGGAAAACGGCGCCCCGTGGTGAGCGGATGCGCTCGCGCGGGTCGACGAAG is part of the Acidobacteriota bacterium genome and harbors:
- the hslV gene encoding ATP-dependent protease subunit HslV, whose product is MFHSTTVLAVRHLGRTVMAGDGQVTLGSTVVKESARKIRRLYQDRVLAGFAGSAADSFALFSRFEAKLDEYRGNLERAAVELARDWRADRYLRRLEAMLVVADQQSLFLLSGTGDLIEPDDGLAAIGSGGAFALAAARALVRHSPLDARTIAEQAMTIAAGICIYTNAALTIEEL